In Desulfobulbaceae bacterium, the genomic stretch AAAAATTAAGCAAGAGCTAGTTTAGGTTTTTAATATGTCAGATGGGCAGTAAAAAAACAACAGGTTTGTTTGGTTGCACTTCTGTGGCAGAGGGCGTGTTAAAAAATGTTAACCCGGTATATTTTATTGCAAAAAAAAGAAATCCCACCTAGGCTATAATACGGTGGTGCTAGGCGTCCATGCTTTTTGGGGTGTTAAGGGAAGCTTGCTTCAGAAGAGGTGGGCATGTCTCGTAGAATTTTAGTTAGGTTAGAGACCATCAAGAATGTTGTGACTGGGCATGGTAGTGGAGTGTGGTGAGCGTGACGCTGAAAATGAGGAGACGATATCATGGTTAGATTGGCACAAGTGGCGTTGAGAGGGTTGTTTGGGGTTGGGATTTTTTTTATCCTCTTGTCGTTGGTATGGGTGGGAGAAGCTTTGGCAGGTGAGGGAAGCCCCGCATCCGGTGGTGAGGCTCAATCCGAGTATGTTATCGGTCTTGGCGATCAGCTGCAGATAATGGTATGGAAGGAGCCAGAGCTTGCTCAGTCCATGTCGGTTCGTATTGATGGTCGGATATCGCTGCCGTTAGTTGGTGATGTGGAAGCGGCAGGTAAGACGATCCGTGAATTGAAGAAAGTACTGGAAGAAAAATACGGGGCTGTGATCGCCGAGCCGGCAGTGTCGGTGATGCTGGTTCAGAGCAAGAGCTGGCGGTACTATATTATC encodes the following:
- a CDS encoding polysaccharide export protein, which encodes MVRLAQVALRGLFGVGIFFILLSLVWVGEALAGEGSPASGGEAQSEYVIGLGDQLQIMVWKEPELAQSMSVRIDGRISLPLVGDVEAAGKTIRELKKVLEEKYGAVIAEPAVSVMLVQSKSWRYYIIGQIKQPGEFPIDFPITVLQALAKSGGFLEWAKTDRISIVRHEGGKETIVPFNYEALVNGQNLPQNALVKPGDTIIVP